The proteins below come from a single Rhizobium sp. BT04 genomic window:
- a CDS encoding nodulation protein, translating to MVRREGRAHIPRQAAEQGLARLMMRLPATRATIRVTAARRPHLYELCAAYGEACAALDRMRRDMSADPAIITEYEIICAEIEIDVTRILFDDR from the coding sequence ATGGTCAGGAGAGAAGGCCGAGCACACATTCCCCGGCAGGCCGCCGAACAGGGGCTGGCCAGGCTGATGATGCGGCTGCCCGCGACGCGGGCAACGATCAGGGTGACCGCGGCGAGGCGGCCCCATCTTTACGAACTGTGCGCAGCCTATGGCGAGGCCTGCGCCGCCCTAGATCGCATGCGTAGGGATATGTCGGCCGATCCAGCGATCATCACCGAATACGAGATCATCTGCGCCGAAATCGAAATCGACGTCACCAGGATCCTGTTCGACGACCGGTGA
- a CDS encoding right-handed parallel beta-helix repeat-containing protein produces MAIYYVNPAIGSNGNNGTSEDTPFASFWAVENLKLQPGDSVLLAAGSVFNDQLDLKYSGTASAPITIGSYGVGDAPVIHSPGDGIHSLYASNIVIENLKISDTAGAAIYGGYVSNWTVRNVEVENTGSSTKSGSVTFRTGSNITIENSTITGVNGDGVWIEKVNGVNFLNNTVTNAHGTAADAVQMNDSSNIVISGNYLDQTGAATPKGVITLVRPVNAVVEDNTLIGGGFGVSAQAGTNIAIHDNDISGYGGYSWSYAIGLGDQGNTRDYDISGNYIHDGVWGVAVSSAGTTSYVREGIEIYGNVFDDLSQAALKVDRPASGSFHDNVIASDVTPYSISPAIIAANTFPVSNNTTLDEAQLAILDSHVAGDTTHADATPTIVATHDSLKISAETDGAHHGNLLENDSSANGILLLRRFDGELVNKNGLTLTGQYGTIHVDDHGDYSYTIDATKLAGLSGEVSETFQYKISDGAAHHFDTDTLSISIHVDDVLT; encoded by the coding sequence GGCGGTGGAAAACTTGAAGCTGCAGCCCGGCGACAGCGTGCTGCTCGCCGCCGGAAGCGTGTTCAACGACCAGCTCGACCTGAAATATTCCGGCACCGCCAGCGCCCCGATCACCATCGGCAGCTATGGGGTCGGCGATGCGCCTGTTATCCATAGCCCCGGCGACGGCATTCACAGCCTCTATGCATCGAACATCGTCATTGAGAACCTCAAGATCTCGGACACGGCGGGCGCGGCCATCTATGGCGGCTATGTTTCGAACTGGACCGTCCGCAATGTAGAGGTGGAAAATACCGGCAGTTCCACCAAGTCCGGCTCCGTCACCTTCAGGACCGGTTCGAACATCACCATCGAAAACAGCACGATCACGGGCGTCAACGGCGACGGCGTCTGGATCGAAAAGGTCAACGGTGTCAATTTTCTCAACAACACCGTCACCAACGCCCACGGCACCGCGGCAGATGCCGTGCAGATGAACGACAGCAGCAATATCGTCATCAGCGGCAATTACCTCGACCAGACGGGCGCCGCGACGCCGAAGGGCGTCATTACGCTCGTCCGGCCGGTGAATGCCGTGGTCGAGGATAATACGCTGATTGGTGGCGGCTTCGGGGTCAGCGCCCAAGCGGGTACGAATATCGCCATCCACGACAATGATATTTCGGGCTATGGCGGTTACAGCTGGTCCTACGCCATCGGTCTCGGCGACCAGGGCAATACGCGCGACTACGATATATCAGGCAACTATATCCATGACGGCGTATGGGGCGTGGCGGTCAGCTCTGCCGGCACGACCAGTTACGTTCGCGAGGGTATCGAGATCTACGGCAACGTCTTCGACGACCTGTCGCAGGCGGCGCTGAAGGTCGACAGACCGGCATCGGGCTCTTTTCATGATAATGTCATCGCCAGCGATGTTACGCCCTACAGCATATCGCCGGCCATCATCGCCGCGAACACCTTTCCCGTCAGCAACAATACGACGCTCGATGAGGCCCAGCTTGCGATCCTTGATAGCCACGTTGCGGGAGATACTACGCATGCGGACGCGACCCCGACGATCGTCGCAACGCATGACAGCCTGAAAATCTCAGCCGAAACGGACGGCGCCCATCACGGCAATCTCCTCGAAAACGACAGCTCGGCCAATGGGATCCTGCTCCTTCGCCGCTTCGACGGCGAATTGGTCAACAAGAACGGTCTGACGCTGACCGGCCAATACGGCACCATCCATGTCGACGATCACGGCGACTATAGCTACACGATCGACGCGACGAAGCTCGCCGGGCTTAGCGGTGAGGTGAGCGAGACCTTCCAGTATAAGATCTCCGATGGGGCCGCGCATCATTTCGACACGGATACGCTGAGCATCTCCATCCATGTGGATGACGTGCTGACCTGA